CCGGCGTCGCCTTGAACCCGCCGGTGCCCCAGCCACAATTGACATACAGTCCCTTGATAGGGGTTTTCGACAGGATCGGCGATCGATCCGGCGTCACGTCGACAATGCCGCCCCAAGAGCGAAGCATTTTCATCCGGGTGAACATCGGAAACATTTCGCAGATCGCATCGAGCGTGTGACTGAGAATGTGCAGCCCGCCGGTCTGCGAATACGACGTGTACTGGTCGGTGCCGGCGCCAATCACCAGTTCGCCCTTGTCCGATTGCGAAATGTAGGCATGCACGGTGTTGGACATCACCACGCAGGGAAAGATCGGCTTGACCGGTTCCGATACCAGTGCCTGCAACGGATAGCTTTCGAGCGGCATCCGCACGCCCGCCATCTCCATGATCACCGAAGTGTGCCCGGCAGCAACAACGCCCACCTTGCCGGCGCCGATGAAGCCGCGGCTGGTATCAACACCGGATACCGACCCGTCATCATGACGGCGGACCCCGGTCACTTCGCAATTCTGGATGATGTGAACGCCCATGGCGGCTGCGGCGCGGGCATAACCCCATGCCACCGCATCATGGCGGGCTGTGCCGCCACGGCGCTGCAGGGCTGCACCCATCACCGGGTAGCGTGCAGACTGAAGAATGTTGAGCGGTGGGCAGAACGCCTTGGCCTGTTCCGGCGTCAGCCATTCATTGTCGATGCCGTTGAGTCGGTTGGCGTGGATGTGGCGCTTGAACACCTGCGTGTCATGCACATTGTGGGACAGCATCATCACGCCGCGGGCCGAATACATCACATTGTAATTGAGGTCCTGCGACAGACCGTCCCACAACTTGAGCGCATGATCGTAAAGACCGGCGCTCTCATCATAGAGATAGTTGGACCGGATGATGGTGGTGTTACGGCCAGTATTGCCTCCACCAAGCCAGCCTTTTTCGATCACCGCAATATTGGTGATGCCATGCTCCTTGGCCAGGTAATAGGCGGTTCCCAAACCATGCCCTCCCGCACCGACAATGATGACATCATAGCTCTTGCGCGGCTCTGGCGAGGTCCATTGGGCCGGCCATCCCTTGTGGCCACGCATGGCCTCGCGGGCTACGGCAAAAGCTGAAAACTTGCGCATCTCTCTATGGCTCCGGATGGTTACGGTGTATGTGATTTAAGCAAGAGCAAATTCGCTTGCCCCGCATCGGTTCTTTTGCGACTTCCGAGCGGCAATGAATGTCGCAGCATGCACTGCCAAACCGACAGGCCTGCCACGCAGGTAGGTTCGGCATAGGCATTACCGGATGAAAAATACACAGCCACACAACTTGTCAAGCAGGCTGGGACTGGACTTGTGCTTTCGAAACTGGTATTTGCCGCATCAATCGTAAAGCCTCTGGCCGAACGAACTGGTATTGTTTGTTCACACAGGCTGCTTCAGCTAACCAAAAACTCGAAGGAACGGGATCAACGTGCAGGTACTTGTCCGCGACAATAATGTAGATCAGGCGCTCCGCGCTCTTAAAAAGAAAATGCAACGCGAAGGCATTTTCCGTGAAATGAAGATGCGTGATTTCTATGAGAAGCCGTCGCAGAAGCGTGCACGGGAGAAGGCCGAAGCTGTTCGTCGCGTCCGCAAGCTGGCGCGCAAGCGCGCACAGCGCGAAGGTCTTATCGGCGGTGGCCGTCCGGCATCGCGTTGATTTAGCCGTTTTTTTGCCCCTTTGGGCTTGCATGCATGTGAGGCGGGGACGAGTATTCGTCTCCGCCTTTTTCAATGTGGCGGACCGGGCCGTTCCCGGTGAGCAGTGTGGGGCATAGGTTTATGGGTCTGACAGTGGCAAACAAGACAGATAACAGGAAAACGGCAGCCGCAAGGCCGCTGATGCTGGCAATATTGTCGGCAATGGCGATCTCGTTATCCGCCTGCGCTACTTCGTCCCCGATCGATGCAATCCAGATCGACCGGGCTCAAGGCACCAACGAAAACATCTCGTCTCTCACCGAAGTGATCCGCCGCAACCCGCGCAATCCCGAAGGATACAATGTCCGCGGTGCAGCCTACGGTCGCTCCGGACAATTCAGTAATGCGCTTGATGACTTTGACCGCGCCATTCAGCTCAACCCGTCATTTTACCAGGCTTATGCCAACCGCGCCCTGATTCACCGATCAATGGGCAATCCGGTCAAGGCCGCCAACGACTACACCCGCGCGCTGCAAATCAATCCTCGCTACGACGTGGCCTATATCGGCCGCGGCAATCTCTACCGACAGGCAGGCCGGGTTGACGAGGCCATGGGCGATTTCAACCGGGCCATCAACCTTGAGACCACCGACCCGCGTGCCTACCACAATCGTGGTCTGATCAAGCAGTTGCGTGGCCAGCACGCGCAGGCGATCGAGGATTTTTCGGCATCCATCTCGCTGGCGCCCAATTCGCCCGAGCCCTACAATGGCCGGGGTATTTCCTATGTCGCGCTCAATGATGACGTCAACGCGTTTGCAGATTTCAACCGGGCTGTCGAACTTGATCAGCAGGTCGCCGAATCCTGGGCCAATCAGGCCTTGATCTATGAACGTCGCGGCGACAAAAAGCGGGCCTCCAAATCCTATGCCCGCGCCGCCCAGCTTGATCCCAAATACAAGCCGGCAATCGATGGTCTGGCGCGGGTGCGCTAAGCAGCCGTAATAGCTCGGCAATTATCCCTGAAACAATGTGTGAACGCATCGGTTGCCGGCGACGGAACCAATGCAGACGCTTGCCGTTGTCATGACGAACCAACGAACAGAAAAGTGAGTTCCCCATGAACAACAAGACATCAATCACCGCAGCCTCCATCATCGCAGCAACTGTTGCGCTTGGCGCAACGGCGATCCCGGCAAAGGCCGACAGCGTCGAACTGGGTCTGCTGGAATGCGTCGTCGAAGGCGGCACCGGCTTTGTCTTCGGTTCATCGAAGGATCTGTCGTGCGAATACACACCGGCAAATGAAAATGAAGCCAAGGAAGCTTATTTCGGCGTCATCAACAAATTCGGCGTCGACATCGGCGTCACCGGCACAACCCTGATAGAGTGGGTGGTTCTGGCCCCGACGACCGATTACCAGTATCAGCCTGGCTCTCTGGCAGGCGATTATAACGGCGTATCCGCCGAAGCCACGGTTGCGGCCGGCGCTGGCGTGAATGTTCTGGTCGGCGGCTCCGATTCCACAGTCTCGCTGCAACCGGTCAGTGTTCAGGCACAGGAAGGCGTCAACGTCGCTGTCGGCATTTCCGAACTGCAGCTGCGTTCGGCTGCAAACTAAAACCATCCCCCCTGCACAAACGACAAGAAGCCCGGCGCTCAACACGCCGGGCTTCTTCCATTTATGCGCCAGAATGAACGGCGGCTATCAGCTCTCGATTGCCTTGACGATATCGTCGGTCATCTTCTTGGCATCGCCGAGCAGCATCATCGTGCTATCCTTGTAGAACAAGGTGTTGTCGATGCCGGCATAGCCCGACCCCAGCGACCGCTTGACGAACAGACAGGTGCGTGCCTTGTCGACATCCAGGATCGGCATGCCGTAGATCGGCGAGGTCTTGTCATCGCGCGCGGCCGGGTTGGTCACATCGTTGGCGCCAATCACGTAAGCCACGTCGGCCTGTGCGAATTCCGAGTTGATGTCTTCAAGCTCGAACACCTCGTCGTAAGGCACATTGGCTTCAGCCAGCAGCACGTTCATGTGGCCAGGCATACGGCCAGCCACCGGGTGAATCGCGTATTTCACCTCGACGCCCTGCTCCTTGAGCTTGTCGGCCAGTTCGCGGGTAGCGTGCTGCGCCTGGGCCACGGCCATGCCATAGCCCGGAACGATGATCACCTTGGAGGCATTGGCCATCAGGAAGGCTGCATCATCAGCGGAACCAAGCTTGACGCTGCGATCGATATCATCGCTGCCGGCCGCTGCGGTTTCACCGCCAAAGCCGCCCAGAATGACCGAGATGAAGGACCGGTTCATGCCCTTGCACATGATGTAGGACAGGATCGCGCCCGAAGAACCCACCAGCGCACCGGTGATGATCAGCGCCAGATTGCCAAGCGTAAAGCCGATGCCAGCCGCTGCCCAGCCCGAATAGGAGTTGAGCATCGAGACCACCACCGGCATGTCGGCGCCACCGATCGGAACGATCAGCAAAACGCCAAGCATCAGCGCCAGAACCACGACCAGCCAGAACACCGTGTAGCTTTCGGTTGCCACCAGCGCACCGATCAGCACGACGATGCCAATCAGCAGTCCAGCATTGATGACGTGACGCATCGGCAGCATGATCGGCTTGCCCGACATGCGCCCATCAAGCTTGAGAAAGGCAATGATCGAGCCGGTAAAGGTGATGGCGCCAATGGCCACACCCAGCGACATTTCAATCAATGCCTGTGCATGGATCTCGCCCACTTCGCCAATACCGAAGGCGTGCGGCGAATAGAGCGCGGCGGCCGCCACAAGAACGGCAGCCAGGCCAACCAGACTGTGGAAGCCTGCCACCAGCTGCGGCATTGAGGTCATGGCGATCTTGCGTGCGATATAGGCGCCGGCACCACCACCAATGGCGAGGCCCGCAATGATCATTACGAAGCCGCTAAACGACGGCTGTGCCAGCAACAGCGTGGTGACGATGGCGATCGCCATGCCAACCATGCCGTACATGTTGCCTTGGCGCGATGTGGTCGGATGCGACAGGCCCCGAAGCGCCATGATGAAAAGAACACCTGAAACGAGGTAGGCGAATGCGGCAAAATTCTCAGACATCAGCCGGCCTCACTTCTCTTTTTTCTTGTACATGGCCAGCATTCGCTGGGTGACGAGGAAGCCGCCGAAAATATTGACCGAAGCCAGTACCAGGGCAACGAACCCAAACCCGGTGGCCCATCCCGACAACGAGGCGCCAACCGCCAGCAACGCGCCAACCACGATCACCGAAGAAATCGCGTTGGTCACCGCCATCAACGGCGTGTGCAAGGCCGGGGTCACCGACCAGACCACATAATAGCCGACGAAAATCGCCAATACGAAAATCGCCACCTGGAAAACGAACGGGTCTATTGCCCCGCCGCTGGCCGCGTGCACCGCGGCGGCAACGCCGTCACCGGCAGGACCGGCGCTTTCGGCTGCTGCGCGAACGGCAGAGACCGCCTGTTCGAGCGCTTCAAGCGCGCTATCAAGTGCGGAACCCGCCATCATGCTGCTCCCTTGCTGGTTTCGCCGCCAAATGCGGGATGAATGACCGCGCCGCCATGGGTGAGCGCTGTTGCCTTGACAAGTTCGTCCTCCAGATTGACAGAAACGGCTTTCGTTTCCTTGTCAATCATCGTGTCGAGGAACGTCAGCAGGTTCTTGGCGTAAAGCAGCGAAGCGCTGGCCGCGATCTGCCCCGGCATATTGAGGTTGCCGATCACCGTCACACCATCAACGACGACGGTTTCACCGGGCTTGGCGCCTTCGATGTTGCCACCACGTTCAACCGCCAGATCGACGGCCACCGAACCCAGGCGCATGCTTTTGAGCATGTCACGCGAGATCAACTTGGGCGCCGGTCGGCCCGGGATCAAAGCCGTGGTGATCACGATATCCTGCTTGGAAATATGATCGGCCACCAGCGCCGCCTGCTTGGCCTGATATTCCTTCGACATTTCCTTGGCATAACCGCCAGAGGTTTCAGCCGCCTTGAACTCGTCATCCTCGACAGCGACGAACTTGGCACCGAGCGAGGCTACCTGCTCCTTGGCAGCCGGGCGCACGTCGGTTGCCGAAACCGCAGCGCCCAAACGGCGCGCGGTTGCAATCGCCTGCAAGCCGGCAACACCGGCCCCCATCACGAATACCTTGGCGGCAGGCACGGTGCCCGCTGCCGTCATCATCATCGGCATCGCCCGGTCGAATACATAGGCAGCTTCGATCACCGACTGATAGCCGGCAAGGTTCGCCTGCGACGACAACACATCCATTGATTGGGCTCGGGTGATGCGTGGCATCAATTCCATCGCGAAGCTGGTCACGCCTGCCTTGGCCAAGGCGGCCAGAGCCTTTTCATTGCCGTAGGGATCCATCTGCGCCAACACGATCGCGCCGCTCTTGAGCGACTTGATTTCCGCCTCTGACGGACGGCGAACCCGAAGCACGACATCAGCCTTCTTGGCGTCGGCTGCAGTGCCACTCTTGGCTCCGGCAGCGACGAAATCTGCGTCGGTTATACGGGATTTCTCGCCCGCGCCTTTTTGTACGATAACCTCAAGCCCGAGCGCGGTCATCTTTTTCACCGTATCCGGCGAAGCAGCGACACGCGTTTCTAGCGAGGTCGACTCTTTGGCTACAAATACTATGGCGCCCATGAGAGCTTCTCCTCTGGCATTCCGAATGAGATGAGCCGGGGCACGAATCAGGTCCGGCCCAACTCAAGAAAACATTTCAACGCGCGAGAATGCCGGCGCCAATGCTGAGAACGAGGAACAGCAGAAAGCTGACAATACCGCCGGCGGAGGTGAAGAAAAACGCCGCCATCGCGATCAGCACCGCAACCATGATGATGACGCTGTATTTTGCGCCCGTGACAAACATCGAATATGTTTTTTCGTGCTCGGAATAGTCCATCGCAGCACCGGTCTCGATAGGACCGCTCATCTGTTCAGCCATGCTTCAACTCCCCATGTGACAGTTCACCGAGGGATTACACAAACCGCCAGCAATGTGCAATGGACAAGGGCCCTGAGCCGAAAGCCTAAATTGGAATATTAAACCTTGCCGTCTGTCAGACGGCGTGCTGGGCAGCACTTTGCAGTGCATAGCGTGCGGTCGGACGAACTGTCAGCGACGGCATCATCAGGTCCTGACGCGGCGCGAACATCAGCTTGCGCTCGAAGGGTTGAGAGTTGAAAAACGGAAACCTGTCGTAAATCCGCTGCAACTCGACATTTGCATTGGACGCATGCAGTTCGATATTGCTGTCGTATTTTTCGAAGTAGCGCGGCTCCACAAGCGGGCGCGAATTGAATATCCGCTTGTAGAAAGCCCGATGGTTGGGTTTGATCACCGACAGGCAGAAATCGGTTTTGAAATAGTCGGTCGCCATCGTCGCCACCCGCAGTGTCAGGTAGGGCAAGGCCGGATATTCGCGGACGATCTCGGGATCGGCGGCAAACCGAACCGGATCGATGAATGTTTGCCCAGCTTCCAACAGCGGGTTCATCACATCAGGAAAGTGCGACACGGCGACGCTGTCCGGGTGAGCAGCGGTAACGTGGTGAACCCGGATGGTCGAGACCAGTTGCTCGTCGAAAAAAATGCCCAGAACATGCGCGTTGGGTTTGAAGTCGAGATCGTCGATCAGCATCGTGCCGTCCTGCGGCGCCAGCCCCACCATGGAGAAAGCCTTCTGACGAATGCGAGCGATATCTTCGAGGTCATCGGCGTTGTCGATGCGGCGGTATTCAACATTCTCGAGAAACCGCATCACATTCGCATTGAAACCGGAAATCTTGCCGTGCGCTGCTGTCGTCATTGGTCACAAGTCCCCTCGATCTGGTATCAGGGAAACTAATGGTTAAAGATTTACTAATCAATTCCGCAGCGCTCGATTCGACCTGTTAACTCTCTATTATGGTTAACGAAAATTTCAAATTTGCGCGGAAAAACAACAACCCTGCAAGAAAGCACCAGCCACTATTCAGGAACTTGGTAAGCGGGTTCGCGGGGTTGTGTCGTGACGTCGGGTGAGACGTGCTAGTGGGACTTCATCGCGGCCGGACGGGCAACGGATGATTTTTCCCCGCGCGACAGCGTCGTCGCGAGTTCGACGAATGCGCCCATCGGCATCGGCATTCCGAAGATGTAGCCCTGAATCAGATCGGCGCAGTTATTGTCGCGGATCACCTTCAGTTGCTCCTGGGTTTCCACGCCTTCGACGACAATCTCGAGCCCGAGTTCGCGCGAAAGATGAACCACACCACGCAGCAGTTTCAGCTTGCTGGGGTCGTCGGTCAGCTCGCTGATAAAGGACCGGTCAATCTTGACCTTGTTGAGCGGCAGCTTGTCGAGATAACTCAAACTCGAGTACCCGGTACCAAAATCGTCGATAGCGATCGACATGCCCATGGCACGAAGCTCAGACAAGATGCTGCGGGCCGTTTCCAGCTCGCCCATCAACCCGCTTTCGGTCACTTCCAGTTGCAGCCGTTCTGCCGCGAGATTGTTTCGGTCAAGCGCATCGGCGATCACGGCGATGATCTCCCGATCACCAAGATCATGGGCCGATAGATTGATCGACACGAACAGGTTCGACGGCCAGCTGGCGCAGTCGCGCGCGGCCTGATCGACAACACATCGGGTCAGGTCGCTGATGATCCCCATCTCTTCCGCCAGCGGTATGTAGTCTGCCGGTGAAATCGGCCCCAACTCCGGATGCAACCAGCGTGACAGGGCTTCAGCACCCGCAATCCGCGTGCCTTGCGGATTGAACATCGGCTGATAGGCAAGTGTCATCGACTGGGTACGAATTGCTTCCCGCAGGTCGACCTTGAGCCTCTGCCGGGCAGAATATTGCTGGTTCATCGATTCTTCGAACAACACCCAACGGTTCTTGTCGCGCCGTTTTGCCTCATACAGGGCCAGGTCGGCCTGGATGTGAAGTCCCTCGATTGCCGCCCCGGCAACCGGCGCCATTGCGACACCGCCCGACAGGCTGATGAACAGCTTGTGGCCGTCAATGATGTAGGTGCCACGCAAGGTATCGATGACATGATTCATGGTGATCTGGAGGTCGCGTTCATCCTCTACATGCGGGATGAAAAGCACGAACTCGTCGCCGCCAAATCGGGAGATCACAAATTTCTGGCGCGACAGGGAACCAAGCCTTGTAGCAATGGCACTCAGCAGCTTGTCGCCGCTGACATGACCCATCGTATCGTTGACGTGTTTGAAATCATCGATATCGAGAACCGCCAGCGCCAACGACTGCCCTGACTTGGCCTTGGCCATCTTGGTCTCCACCACTTCCTTGAACCAGGAACGGTTGGGCAAACCTGTGAGGTTGTCGAAGCGGGCCATGTGCAGGATCCGCTTGTCCGACTGGATGCGCGCCGAGACATCTTCGAAGGTTAGAACGACACCCTTCTGACCGCGGTGCCGCGCACTGAATTCAAGCCACGACCGTGCATCGAACCGAACCAGGGCACGCTGCTCGCGGCCGCTGATCAGCTTGTCAAAATGCTCGTTGATGTCGGCAAAATTTTCCTTGGCGATGAAGCCGTTGCGCGCGCCCAGCCTGAGGGCGGCCTTGAGTGCGCGACCGGTCAGGTTGATATCGGCATCTATATGGAAATACTCGTGTGCCTTGCGATTGGCCACCTCGATGCGCCCGTCGCCGTCGAGCATGAACAGGCCATGCGACATGTTGTTGAGCGCGGTGTCGAACTTTTCGGCGATCTCTCCGGTTTTGCGCTCGGCGATCACCGAGTTGAACAGAAAGTCGCGAACACCGTTGGCCATAGAGCGTGTCGTCAGGAACAGCGGAAGCAGCAACACGCCGAGCACCATCATGAACGGATCATGCGCCATGAAGAAGCCGGCCATCATCGGCAGACAGGCTGCCAGGATGATCATGTCGACATTCAGCTTCGATCCGAAATTGCGCCCCACCACCGAAATCATGGTCGCGACCGTCACAGAAATTGCTGCAAGCTCGGCAAATGGATCCTGGGCCATGACCAGCGCATGGCCACTCATCAAGCCAAGCGCGAATGCCGCAACCAGGGACCCCGCCACATAGCGCTTTTCCCAGCGCAATGTATCGGCTAGCTGGAATTTGCTCTTGTCCAGCCGATCGAACAGCATCATGTCGATGGTTCGACCCAGCCATATCACGAACAGGGCCAGCGCGGCGTAAAGGTAAAACGGCTCGTCGATGCGAATATAAATCGCCATCGTCGTAACCACATGGGCGATCATTCCAGCAAACAGCGTCCCGCGCTTTTGGTAAAGCGAAGCGACGAAAGAGAGGCGAACATCGTTCGCGAATGCTGCGGTTCTTGCGGGTTGCATGAACACTGCCCTATTTAATTACGCTCCCAATCTAGCAAAGGGAAATTAAGAACCCATTGAT
This DNA window, taken from Hoeflea algicola, encodes the following:
- a CDS encoding tetratricopeptide repeat protein, yielding MLAILSAMAISLSACATSSPIDAIQIDRAQGTNENISSLTEVIRRNPRNPEGYNVRGAAYGRSGQFSNALDDFDRAIQLNPSFYQAYANRALIHRSMGNPVKAANDYTRALQINPRYDVAYIGRGNLYRQAGRVDEAMGDFNRAINLETTDPRAYHNRGLIKQLRGQHAQAIEDFSASISLAPNSPEPYNGRGISYVALNDDVNAFADFNRAVELDQQVAESWANQALIYERRGDKKRASKSYARAAQLDPKYKPAIDGLARVR
- a CDS encoding aa3-type cytochrome c oxidase subunit IV — its product is MAEQMSGPIETGAAMDYSEHEKTYSMFVTGAKYSVIIMVAVLIAMAAFFFTSAGGIVSFLLFLVLSIGAGILAR
- a CDS encoding NAD(P) transhydrogenase subunit alpha — protein: MAGSALDSALEALEQAVSAVRAAAESAGPAGDGVAAAVHAASGGAIDPFVFQVAIFVLAIFVGYYVVWSVTPALHTPLMAVTNAISSVIVVGALLAVGASLSGWATGFGFVALVLASVNIFGGFLVTQRMLAMYKKKEK
- a CDS encoding putative bifunctional diguanylate cyclase/phosphodiesterase, with the translated sequence MQPARTAAFANDVRLSFVASLYQKRGTLFAGMIAHVVTTMAIYIRIDEPFYLYAALALFVIWLGRTIDMMLFDRLDKSKFQLADTLRWEKRYVAGSLVAAFALGLMSGHALVMAQDPFAELAAISVTVATMISVVGRNFGSKLNVDMIILAACLPMMAGFFMAHDPFMMVLGVLLLPLFLTTRSMANGVRDFLFNSVIAERKTGEIAEKFDTALNNMSHGLFMLDGDGRIEVANRKAHEYFHIDADINLTGRALKAALRLGARNGFIAKENFADINEHFDKLISGREQRALVRFDARSWLEFSARHRGQKGVVLTFEDVSARIQSDKRILHMARFDNLTGLPNRSWFKEVVETKMAKAKSGQSLALAVLDIDDFKHVNDTMGHVSGDKLLSAIATRLGSLSRQKFVISRFGGDEFVLFIPHVEDERDLQITMNHVIDTLRGTYIIDGHKLFISLSGGVAMAPVAGAAIEGLHIQADLALYEAKRRDKNRWVLFEESMNQQYSARQRLKVDLREAIRTQSMTLAYQPMFNPQGTRIAGAEALSRWLHPELGPISPADYIPLAEEMGIISDLTRCVVDQAARDCASWPSNLFVSINLSAHDLGDREIIAVIADALDRNNLAAERLQLEVTESGLMGELETARSILSELRAMGMSIAIDDFGTGYSSLSYLDKLPLNKVKIDRSFISELTDDPSKLKLLRGVVHLSRELGLEIVVEGVETQEQLKVIRDNNCADLIQGYIFGMPMPMGAFVELATTLSRGEKSSVARPAAMKSH
- a CDS encoding sarcosine oxidase subunit beta family protein gives rise to the protein MRKFSAFAVAREAMRGHKGWPAQWTSPEPRKSYDVIIVGAGGHGLGTAYYLAKEHGITNIAVIEKGWLGGGNTGRNTTIIRSNYLYDESAGLYDHALKLWDGLSQDLNYNVMYSARGVMMLSHNVHDTQVFKRHIHANRLNGIDNEWLTPEQAKAFCPPLNILQSARYPVMGAALQRRGGTARHDAVAWGYARAAAAMGVHIIQNCEVTGVRRHDDGSVSGVDTSRGFIGAGKVGVVAAGHTSVIMEMAGVRMPLESYPLQALVSEPVKPIFPCVVMSNTVHAYISQSDKGELVIGAGTDQYTSYSQTGGLHILSHTLDAICEMFPMFTRMKMLRSWGGIVDVTPDRSPILSKTPIKGLYVNCGWGTGGFKATPGSANVFAHTIARDEPHKINAPFNLERFQTGRLIDEAAAAAVAH
- a CDS encoding Re/Si-specific NAD(P)(+) transhydrogenase subunit alpha translates to MGAIVFVAKESTSLETRVAASPDTVKKMTALGLEVIVQKGAGEKSRITDADFVAAGAKSGTAADAKKADVVLRVRRPSEAEIKSLKSGAIVLAQMDPYGNEKALAALAKAGVTSFAMELMPRITRAQSMDVLSSQANLAGYQSVIEAAYVFDRAMPMMMTAAGTVPAAKVFVMGAGVAGLQAIATARRLGAAVSATDVRPAAKEQVASLGAKFVAVEDDEFKAAETSGGYAKEMSKEYQAKQAALVADHISKQDIVITTALIPGRPAPKLISRDMLKSMRLGSVAVDLAVERGGNIEGAKPGETVVVDGVTVIGNLNMPGQIAASASLLYAKNLLTFLDTMIDKETKAVSVNLEDELVKATALTHGGAVIHPAFGGETSKGAA
- a CDS encoding N-acyl amino acid synthase FeeM domain-containing protein, translated to MTTAAHGKISGFNANVMRFLENVEYRRIDNADDLEDIARIRQKAFSMVGLAPQDGTMLIDDLDFKPNAHVLGIFFDEQLVSTIRVHHVTAAHPDSVAVSHFPDVMNPLLEAGQTFIDPVRFAADPEIVREYPALPYLTLRVATMATDYFKTDFCLSVIKPNHRAFYKRIFNSRPLVEPRYFEKYDSNIELHASNANVELQRIYDRFPFFNSQPFERKLMFAPRQDLMMPSLTVRPTARYALQSAAQHAV
- a CDS encoding DUF992 domain-containing protein, with the translated sequence MNNKTSITAASIIAATVALGATAIPAKADSVELGLLECVVEGGTGFVFGSSKDLSCEYTPANENEAKEAYFGVINKFGVDIGVTGTTLIEWVVLAPTTDYQYQPGSLAGDYNGVSAEATVAAGAGVNVLVGGSDSTVSLQPVSVQAQEGVNVAVGISELQLRSAAN
- a CDS encoding NAD(P)(+) transhydrogenase (Re/Si-specific) subunit beta — translated: MSENFAAFAYLVSGVLFIMALRGLSHPTTSRQGNMYGMVGMAIAIVTTLLLAQPSFSGFVMIIAGLAIGGGAGAYIARKIAMTSMPQLVAGFHSLVGLAAVLVAAAALYSPHAFGIGEVGEIHAQALIEMSLGVAIGAITFTGSIIAFLKLDGRMSGKPIMLPMRHVINAGLLIGIVVLIGALVATESYTVFWLVVVLALMLGVLLIVPIGGADMPVVVSMLNSYSGWAAAGIGFTLGNLALIITGALVGSSGAILSYIMCKGMNRSFISVILGGFGGETAAAGSDDIDRSVKLGSADDAAFLMANASKVIIVPGYGMAVAQAQHATRELADKLKEQGVEVKYAIHPVAGRMPGHMNVLLAEANVPYDEVFELEDINSEFAQADVAYVIGANDVTNPAARDDKTSPIYGMPILDVDKARTCLFVKRSLGSGYAGIDNTLFYKDSTMMLLGDAKKMTDDIVKAIES
- the rpsU gene encoding 30S ribosomal protein S21, coding for MNVQVLVRDNNVDQALRALKKKMQREGIFREMKMRDFYEKPSQKRAREKAEAVRRVRKLARKRAQREGLIGGGRPASR